In the Pseudomonas sp. ADAK2 genome, one interval contains:
- a CDS encoding hybrid sensor histidine kinase/response regulator, whose product MDIKFTHRLSYKQARLTVLVGFILGTLLSLVQIGIDYASEDASINREILSLLEISHNPASRIAYNIDAELAQELTMGLLRSPAIISAQLTDNNNTVLASVKRQGLQSGYRLISDFLFGANRQFEDRLFLDHLPDESLGTLQLEVDTYSFGSRFLRRAEVTLLNGFARSLILTGILLALFYVMLTKPLVRVIRELSGRDPRSAEPTWLEYPTGHENDEIGVLVKVANQQFENIATEIQQRRNAENRLTDYLGQLENIVSARTAELKAINTRLSQSNEELEAARRTALDMAEARSAFLANMSHEIRTPLNGLLGMIALSLDGPLNAEQQQQLSIAHDSGKVLVELLNDILDLSKFDAGQLELEHIPFDLGSLIEDTANLLSQNAAPSVELACLIDPQFPALVLGDPTRVRQIVSNLLSNALKFTRFGRVDVRLSTFEDGVRIEVCDTGIGIAQDAQVKIFQPFTQAGAGITRQFGGTGLGLALTFNLCEAMQGRLTISSEAGFGSQFCADLPLPSHTRAIVPQPLQGKVIAITAASSGLAELLKGLLPLWGLDYQQRSIEDSLLGLEPDVLITDCPECLFGLRPTLSAPILLVTAYGSFMPSEEAAALAPLQQQARPLARNALYQTLRRILQPDTATINDARLDALTPQRRGRVLLVEDNPVNQLVAKGMLGKLGCEVIVAAHGAEALDQLELSEFDLVLMDCNMPVMDGYEASRHIRRSGRWPQLPIVALTANAMSEERERCRAAGMSDYLAKPFRREELAALLDMWIPTTPVL is encoded by the coding sequence ATGGATATCAAGTTCACCCACCGGCTTTCATACAAACAGGCCCGGCTCACTGTGCTGGTCGGTTTCATACTGGGCACCTTGCTCAGTCTGGTGCAAATAGGCATCGATTATGCCAGCGAAGACGCCTCCATCAACCGTGAAATACTGTCTTTGCTGGAAATCAGCCACAACCCGGCCTCACGCATCGCCTACAACATCGACGCCGAACTCGCCCAGGAACTGACCATGGGCCTGCTGCGCTCGCCGGCGATCATCAGCGCGCAACTGACCGATAACAACAATACCGTGCTGGCCAGCGTCAAACGCCAGGGCCTGCAAAGCGGTTACCGACTGATCAGCGACTTCCTGTTCGGCGCCAACCGCCAGTTCGAAGACCGCCTCTTCCTCGATCATTTGCCCGACGAATCCCTCGGCACCTTGCAGCTGGAGGTCGACACGTATTCCTTCGGCAGCCGTTTCCTGCGCCGGGCTGAAGTGACGTTGCTCAACGGCTTCGCCCGCAGCCTGATCCTCACCGGCATCCTGCTGGCGCTGTTTTACGTGATGCTGACCAAGCCACTGGTGCGGGTCATTCGCGAACTCAGCGGCCGCGATCCGCGCAGCGCCGAGCCGACGTGGCTGGAGTACCCGACGGGGCATGAAAACGATGAAATCGGCGTGCTGGTCAAGGTCGCCAATCAGCAGTTCGAAAACATCGCCACCGAAATCCAGCAACGGCGCAACGCCGAAAACCGCCTGACCGATTACCTTGGGCAACTGGAAAACATCGTCTCGGCGCGCACCGCCGAACTCAAGGCGATCAACACCCGGCTCAGCCAGTCCAATGAAGAACTGGAAGCCGCCCGCCGGACCGCTCTGGACATGGCCGAAGCGCGCTCGGCGTTCCTCGCCAACATGAGCCATGAAATCCGCACGCCGCTCAACGGCCTGCTGGGGATGATCGCGCTCTCGCTCGACGGCCCGCTGAATGCCGAGCAGCAGCAACAGCTGTCCATCGCCCATGATTCGGGCAAGGTGCTGGTGGAGCTGCTCAACGATATTCTCGACCTGTCGAAATTCGATGCCGGCCAGCTGGAGCTCGAACACATTCCATTCGACCTCGGCTCGCTGATCGAGGACACCGCCAACCTGCTGTCGCAGAACGCCGCGCCCAGCGTCGAACTCGCCTGCCTGATCGATCCGCAATTTCCGGCGCTGGTGCTGGGCGACCCGACCCGGGTCCGGCAGATTGTCAGCAACTTGCTGTCCAACGCGCTCAAGTTCACCCGTTTCGGGCGGGTCGATGTGCGGCTATCGACGTTTGAAGATGGCGTGCGCATCGAGGTCTGCGACACCGGCATCGGCATTGCCCAGGATGCGCAGGTGAAAATCTTCCAGCCCTTCACCCAGGCCGGTGCCGGCATTACCCGGCAATTCGGCGGCACCGGGCTGGGCCTGGCGCTGACGTTCAACCTCTGCGAAGCCATGCAGGGACGGCTGACGATCAGTTCCGAAGCCGGGTTCGGCAGCCAGTTCTGCGCTGACCTGCCGCTGCCGAGCCACACCCGCGCCATTGTCCCCCAACCGTTGCAGGGCAAGGTCATTGCGATTACGGCGGCCAGCAGCGGCCTGGCGGAACTGTTGAAAGGGTTGTTGCCGTTGTGGGGACTCGACTATCAGCAGCGCTCCATCGAGGACTCGTTGCTCGGCCTGGAACCGGATGTGTTGATCACCGACTGCCCGGAATGCCTGTTCGGCCTGCGTCCCACGCTCAGCGCACCGATCCTGCTGGTGACGGCCTACGGCAGTTTCATGCCCAGCGAAGAAGCCGCAGCCCTGGCGCCGTTGCAGCAACAGGCGCGGCCATTGGCCCGTAACGCGTTGTACCAGACGTTGCGCCGGATCCTGCAACCGGACACCGCGACGATCAACGACGCGCGCCTCGACGCCCTCACCCCCCAACGCCGCGGCCGGGTACTGCTGGTGGAGGACAACCCGGTCAATCAATTGGTGGCCAAAGGCATGCTCGGCAAACTCGGCTGCGAGGTGATCGTCGCCGCCCACGGCGCCGAAGCCCTGGATCAACTGGAACTGAGTGAGTTCGATCTGGTGCTGATGGACTGCAACATGCCGGTGATGGATGGCTACGAAGCCAGTCGGCATATCCGCCGCAGCGGACGCTGGCCACAGCTGCCGATTGTTGCCCTGACCGCCAACGCCATGTCCGAAGAACGCGAGCGCTGCCGTGCGGCGGGCATGAGCGACTACCTGGCCAAACCCTTCCGCCGGGAAGAATTGGCCGCCCTGCTCGATATGTGGATACCGACTACGCCAGTGCTTTGA
- a CDS encoding GAF domain-containing protein encodes MIDLKQSGQGLEGYGMLWAQLESLLADERDFIANAAQFSAFLFNQLDDLNWAGFYLNRNEELVLGPFQGQIACVRIPFGRGVCGAAAATLQTQLVEDVHAFPGHIACDSASNSELVVPLVKDDRLIGVLDLDSPKLARFTTDDQAGIERLAAIFLRLTDC; translated from the coding sequence ATGATCGATTTGAAACAAAGCGGCCAGGGCCTCGAAGGCTACGGGATGCTGTGGGCGCAACTGGAATCCTTGCTGGCGGACGAGCGGGATTTCATCGCCAACGCCGCGCAATTTTCCGCGTTTCTGTTCAACCAGCTCGATGACCTGAACTGGGCCGGTTTCTACCTCAATCGCAACGAAGAACTGGTGCTGGGTCCGTTCCAGGGCCAGATCGCCTGTGTGCGAATTCCGTTCGGCCGCGGGGTGTGCGGGGCGGCAGCCGCCACCTTGCAAACCCAGTTGGTCGAGGATGTGCATGCGTTCCCCGGGCATATCGCCTGCGACAGCGCCTCGAACAGCGAGTTGGTGGTGCCACTGGTCAAGGATGACCGACTGATCGGCGTGCTGGATCTGGACAGCCCGAAACTCGCGCGTTTCACCACCGACGACCAGGCCGGTATCGAACGACTGGCCGCGATTTTCCTGCGCCTGACCGATTGCTGA
- a CDS encoding HD domain-containing phosphohydrolase, with product MPSPLRPDQRRFPLHVHISVMFTFLLLLTGVVLGIFNYRQTTQIILSSSEKLFNRIEQDVRLDLQATYEPIRHLLSLLAETPATQAPNLEQRLALLKPFSQSLKDNPNLASLYLGYANGDFFMVRPLRTEALKAQLKAPDTAAYQVWSIEHPASGNPVASQSLFYDQALNLISRQDTPDETYDPRTRAWFTNARAQADQITTEPYVFFSTHNVGTTLARRSGDGAVMGADLTLAELSATLAKHVVTPSTEIVLFDAEGNAIAYPDSDKLIIDDQTARLSKVADLSPALGTLLASPSAGNRLDVAGRQWIVARSHMQEGGPQGLQMALLVPEDELLVDAYRMRWQGALITLATLLLCLPMGWLTSRILVKPLHALVKEADAIRSFDFNFPVSRRSPVLEVDQLSLSMARMKDTLGSFFQITDSLCAETRFAPLLQRVLFETVKIAQAQAGLIYLREGDGERIEPHGLVLNGESQPLPSFAIQGHELQNPQSPAWLLQLANADNVVANLGYEQAGDLQKVLLAMQSPRVHLIGIRLRNRHNETVGLLILLLADSGNQSDLEKLRPDRIAFLQAVSGAAAVSIESQRLQAKQKQLLDAFIQLLAGAIDAKSPYTGGHCQRVPALTLMLAQAAAASQAPAFSGYHPTEDEWEALHIAAWLHDCGKVTTPEYVVDKATKLETLNDRIHEIRTRFEVLKRDAWINYWQAIALGGDEHHLAELRNANLAGLDDDFAFIARCNLGGEAMAEADLQRLNLIAQRTWTRTLDDRLGVSWEENRRQARTPAPTLPVSEPLLADKPEHLLERAEGELIPQDNPWGFKLDVPQHKYNRGELYNLSIARGTLTREERYIINHHMVQTILMLSHLPFPGHLNNVAEIAGGHHEKMDGTGYPKQLKREDMSLPARMMAIADIFEALTAADRPYKKAKSLSEALGIMATMCRDAHIDPELFGLFINEQIYRQYAEQFLDPKQIDAVDPASLLVKAGLRA from the coding sequence ATGCCCAGCCCACTGCGCCCGGATCAGCGCCGGTTTCCCCTGCATGTGCATATCAGCGTCATGTTCACCTTCCTGTTACTGCTGACCGGTGTGGTGCTGGGCATTTTCAACTACAGGCAGACCACGCAGATCATACTTTCGAGCAGTGAAAAGCTCTTCAACCGCATCGAGCAGGATGTACGCCTGGACCTGCAGGCCACCTATGAACCGATTCGCCATCTGCTGAGCCTGCTGGCCGAGACGCCAGCGACCCAGGCCCCGAACCTTGAGCAACGACTGGCGCTGCTCAAGCCGTTCAGCCAATCGCTCAAGGACAACCCCAACCTGGCCTCGTTGTACCTGGGCTACGCCAATGGCGACTTTTTCATGGTCCGCCCGCTGCGCACCGAGGCGTTGAAGGCGCAGCTCAAAGCCCCCGACACGGCGGCCTATCAGGTATGGAGCATCGAGCACCCTGCCAGCGGCAATCCAGTCGCCTCGCAATCCTTGTTCTACGACCAGGCCCTGAACCTCATCAGCCGCCAGGACACGCCCGACGAAACCTATGACCCGCGAACCCGCGCCTGGTTTACCAACGCTCGCGCGCAGGCTGACCAGATCACCACCGAGCCCTACGTTTTTTTCTCCACCCATAACGTCGGCACCACCCTGGCCCGACGCAGCGGCGACGGTGCGGTGATGGGCGCCGACCTGACCCTGGCCGAGCTGTCCGCAACCCTGGCCAAACACGTGGTGACCCCGAGCACCGAGATCGTGCTGTTCGATGCCGAAGGCAATGCCATTGCCTACCCGGACAGTGACAAACTGATCATCGACGACCAAACCGCCCGCCTGAGCAAAGTCGCCGACCTGAGTCCGGCCCTCGGCACCCTGCTCGCCAGCCCATCGGCAGGCAATCGGCTGGACGTCGCCGGCCGGCAGTGGATCGTCGCCCGCAGCCACATGCAGGAAGGTGGCCCGCAGGGTTTGCAAATGGCACTGCTGGTGCCCGAGGATGAATTGCTCGTCGATGCCTACCGCATGCGCTGGCAAGGAGCGTTGATTACCCTGGCCACGTTGCTGCTGTGCCTGCCGATGGGCTGGCTGACATCGCGGATCCTGGTCAAACCGCTGCATGCGCTGGTGAAGGAAGCCGATGCCATTCGCAGTTTCGATTTCAACTTTCCCGTCAGCCGCCGTTCGCCGGTATTGGAAGTCGATCAATTGAGCCTGTCGATGGCGCGGATGAAGGACACCCTCGGCAGTTTTTTCCAGATCACCGACAGCTTGTGCGCCGAAACCCGCTTCGCGCCGTTGCTGCAACGGGTACTCTTTGAAACGGTGAAAATCGCCCAGGCCCAGGCCGGCCTGATCTACCTGCGCGAAGGTGACGGCGAGCGCATCGAACCCCACGGGTTGGTCCTCAACGGTGAGTCCCAGCCGTTGCCGTCATTCGCCATTCAAGGCCACGAACTGCAGAACCCGCAGAGCCCGGCGTGGTTGCTACAACTGGCGAATGCCGACAACGTGGTTGCCAACCTGGGCTACGAACAAGCGGGGGATTTGCAGAAAGTCTTGCTCGCCATGCAGAGCCCGCGGGTGCACCTGATCGGCATTCGCCTGCGCAACCGGCATAACGAAACCGTCGGCCTGCTGATTCTGCTGCTGGCCGACAGCGGCAACCAAAGCGACCTGGAAAAACTCCGGCCGGATCGCATCGCCTTCCTGCAAGCGGTGTCCGGCGCGGCGGCGGTGAGTATCGAAAGCCAGCGTCTGCAAGCCAAGCAAAAACAGCTGCTCGATGCCTTCATTCAACTGCTGGCCGGCGCGATCGACGCCAAGAGCCCCTACACCGGCGGCCATTGCCAGCGCGTACCGGCGCTGACCCTGATGCTGGCCCAGGCGGCTGCGGCCAGTCAGGCACCGGCGTTCAGCGGCTACCATCCCACCGAAGATGAATGGGAAGCCTTGCACATCGCAGCCTGGCTCCACGATTGCGGCAAGGTCACCACGCCCGAATATGTGGTCGACAAGGCCACCAAGCTGGAAACCCTGAACGATCGCATCCACGAAATTCGCACCCGTTTCGAAGTGCTCAAACGCGATGCCTGGATCAACTACTGGCAGGCCATCGCCCTGGGTGGCGATGAACATCACCTGGCCGAATTGCGCAACGCCAACCTCGCAGGTCTGGACGATGACTTCGCCTTTATCGCCCGCTGTAATCTGGGCGGCGAGGCGATGGCTGAGGCCGACCTCCAGCGCCTGAACCTGATCGCTCAGCGGACCTGGACCCGAACCCTGGATGATCGATTGGGGGTTTCCTGGGAAGAGAACCGTCGCCAGGCCCGTACGCCGGCACCGACGTTGCCGGTCAGTGAACCGTTGCTGGCGGACAAACCCGAACATTTGCTGGAGCGCGCCGAAGGCGAACTGATCCCGCAAGACAATCCCTGGGGCTTCAAACTCGATGTGCCGCAGCACAAATACAATCGCGGCGAGCTCTATAACCTGAGCATTGCCCGTGGCACCCTGACCCGCGAAGAGCGCTACATCATCAATCACCACATGGTGCAGACGATCCTGATGCTCAGCCACCTGCCCTTCCCCGGCCACCTCAACAACGTCGCGGAAATCGCCGGCGGCCACCACGAAAAAATGGACGGCACCGGTTATCCCAAGCAGTTGAAGCGCGAAGACATGAGCCTGCCGGCGCGGATGATGGCGATTGCCGATATTTTTGAGGCACTGACCGCGGCCGATCGCCCCTACAAGAAAGCCAAGTCCTTGAGCGAAGCGCTGGGCATCATGGCGACGATGTGCCGTGACGCCCATATCGACCCTGAGTTGTTCGGGCTGTTTATCAACGAACAGATTTACCGGCAGTACGCCGAGCAGTTCCTCGACCCGAAACAGATCGACGCGGTGGACCCGGCAAGCCTGCTGGTCAAGGCAGGCTTGCGGGCGTGA
- the msrB gene encoding peptide-methionine (R)-S-oxide reductase MsrB codes for MEKLDKTLEEWKAMLDPEQYNVCRLKGTERPFSGKYNDTKTDGVYHCICCNEPLFDSKTKFDSGCGWPSFYAPIGDSAMVEIRDVSHGMIRTEVVCAKCDAHLGHVFPDGPPPTGLRYCINSVCLDLVPRG; via the coding sequence ATGGAAAAGTTGGATAAAACCCTGGAAGAATGGAAGGCGATGCTCGACCCGGAGCAGTACAACGTTTGCCGCCTCAAGGGCACCGAACGCCCGTTCTCCGGCAAGTACAACGACACCAAGACCGATGGCGTTTACCACTGCATTTGCTGCAACGAGCCGTTGTTCGATTCCAAGACCAAGTTTGATTCCGGCTGCGGCTGGCCGAGCTTTTACGCGCCGATCGGCGACAGTGCGATGGTCGAGATCCGCGACGTCAGCCACGGCATGATCCGCACCGAAGTGGTCTGCGCCAAGTGCGACGCGCACCTGGGCCACGTGTTCCCGGATGGCCCGCCACCGACCGGTTTGCGTTATTGCATCAACTCGGTGTGCCTGGACCTGGTTCCCCGCGGATAA
- a CDS encoding glutathione peroxidase — protein MSDNLLSIPVTTIKGEQKTLSDFAGKAVLVVNTASKCGFTPQYKGLEALWQTYKDQGLVVLGFPCNQFGKQEPGNEGAISEFCELNYGVSFPLFKKIDVNGSDAHPLFVQLKKRAPGLLGSQGIKWNFTKFLIGKDGQLVKRFAPATKPQDLSAEIEALLK, from the coding sequence ATGAGCGACAACCTGCTGAGCATCCCGGTGACCACCATCAAGGGTGAACAGAAAACCCTGTCCGACTTCGCCGGCAAAGCCGTGCTGGTGGTCAACACCGCCAGCAAGTGCGGTTTCACCCCGCAATACAAAGGCCTCGAAGCACTGTGGCAGACCTACAAGGATCAAGGCCTGGTGGTGCTCGGCTTCCCCTGCAACCAGTTCGGCAAGCAGGAGCCGGGCAATGAAGGGGCAATCTCAGAGTTCTGCGAGTTGAACTACGGGGTCAGCTTCCCGCTGTTCAAGAAGATCGACGTCAACGGTTCCGACGCCCATCCGCTGTTCGTGCAACTGAAAAAACGCGCGCCGGGCCTGCTGGGTTCCCAAGGCATCAAGTGGAACTTCACCAAATTCCTGATCGGCAAGGACGGCCAGTTGGTCAAGCGCTTCGCCCCGGCCACCAAGCCGCAGGACCTGAGTGCCGAGATTGAAGCCCTGCTGAAATGA
- a CDS encoding ATP-binding protein, with product MDSRLNAFLERADAVLARIEPLLPAPRQTIDWVHCLAARWQREGRSGFLLPLQVSLDTRLTDLIGVDRQVEQLGRNTQQFIDGMPANHALLWGSRGTGKSSLVRALLAEHHEAGLRLIEIERDHLADLPRIVEQIAKLPQRFVLFCDDLSFESGEGDYRVLKSVLDGSLEQAPDNVLLYATSNRRHLVPEKESDNENWKRVDGELHPSEAVEDKIALSDRFGLWLSFYPFTQEHFLNVVEHWIGQLADKAGLAWQRDEELDILAVRWATGRGNRNGRCAYQFARYWVGLKLLEHKA from the coding sequence GTGGATTCCCGATTGAATGCTTTTCTTGAACGCGCCGATGCCGTTCTGGCCCGTATCGAACCCTTGCTGCCGGCCCCTCGGCAAACCATCGACTGGGTGCATTGCCTGGCCGCACGCTGGCAGCGTGAGGGCCGCAGTGGTTTTCTGTTGCCGCTGCAAGTCAGCCTCGACACCCGTTTGACCGACCTGATCGGTGTTGATCGCCAAGTGGAACAGTTGGGGCGCAATACCCAACAATTCATCGACGGCATGCCGGCCAACCACGCGTTGCTCTGGGGCTCGCGCGGCACTGGTAAATCGTCGCTGGTTCGCGCCTTGCTGGCCGAGCATCACGAAGCCGGTTTGCGCCTGATCGAGATCGAACGCGATCACTTGGCGGACTTGCCGCGTATCGTCGAGCAAATCGCCAAGCTGCCCCAGCGTTTCGTGCTGTTCTGCGATGACCTGTCGTTCGAATCCGGCGAAGGTGATTATCGCGTGCTGAAAAGCGTGCTCGACGGCTCCCTCGAACAGGCGCCGGACAACGTGCTGCTGTACGCCACCTCCAACCGTCGCCACCTGGTGCCGGAAAAGGAAAGCGATAACGAAAACTGGAAACGCGTGGACGGCGAACTGCATCCCAGCGAGGCGGTGGAAGACAAGATCGCATTGTCGGATCGATTCGGGCTGTGGCTGTCGTTTTATCCGTTCACTCAAGAACACTTCCTTAATGTCGTCGAACACTGGATCGGGCAACTGGCCGACAAGGCCGGCCTGGCCTGGCAGCGCGACGAGGAACTCGACATTCTCGCCGTCCGTTGGGCCACAGGCCGGGGCAATCGCAATGGCCGTTGCGCCTATCAATTTGCGCGTTATTGGGTCGGGTTAAAGCTGTTGGAGCACAAGGCATGA
- a CDS encoding MarR family winged helix-turn-helix transcriptional regulator, whose product MNSLSADSLKLDSQLCFKLYAASRAVIRGYKPMLDQLGLTYPQYLAMLVLWEWQEAAPEQPTVKALGERLALDSGTLTPLLKRLEQLQLVQRQRSARDEREVHLSLTPAGLALREQVGPLKARLLCDSGVDLNRLNELREGLDQLLGQIKALA is encoded by the coding sequence ATGAACTCCTTGTCCGCCGATTCGTTAAAGCTCGACAGCCAGTTGTGTTTCAAGCTGTATGCCGCTTCCCGGGCGGTAATCCGTGGCTACAAGCCGATGCTCGATCAGCTTGGCCTGACCTACCCGCAATACCTGGCGATGCTGGTGTTGTGGGAATGGCAGGAAGCGGCGCCGGAGCAGCCAACCGTCAAGGCCTTGGGCGAACGCCTGGCGCTGGATTCCGGCACGCTCACGCCGTTGCTCAAGCGGCTTGAGCAGCTGCAATTGGTCCAGCGTCAGCGTTCGGCGCGGGATGAGCGTGAAGTGCACCTGAGCCTGACGCCAGCAGGCCTTGCCTTGCGCGAACAGGTCGGGCCGCTCAAGGCGCGCCTGCTCTGCGACAGCGGCGTTGACCTCAACCGCTTGAACGAACTGCGCGAGGGCCTTGATCAGTTGTTGGGGCAGATCAAAGCACTGGCGTAG